GCACGCCTGCGACATGGTGGCCCAGGGCGAGTTCGGCAAGATGGCCGCCCTGCGGGGCAATGAGATCGTCAGCGTGGACCTGTCCGAGGCCACGCGCGAGCTCAAGAAGGTGCCGCAGGAGTTCTTCCAGGTCGCCCAGGTGTTCTTCGGCTAGCTCAGTCGAGGAAACGTCTCCACCAACGCCGCGCCTCGCCCTCGGTGAGCAGGAGCGAGGTGTACCGCGTCTCTCCGGCGATGTCCCCGGAGGGGCCGAGGAACAACGGCTCGAGCCAGGGCTCCAGCACCTGGGCGAGTTCACGATACGCGGGAAGGGTCTTCCCCGCGGACAGGTCTCCCACCTCGGGCCGCTCGCCCAGGGAGACCACGGCGCGCTCGTCGTCGAGCGGGACCACGGTCGTCCCGGCCGACCGCAATCGGGAGCGCAGGGCCTCCGCGCCGCCGAGCTGGGTGAGGACGGGGGAGCCGAGGAAGTTGAGCCAGTGGACACCGTCCACCTGAAAGCCCATTTGATTCTCGTGACGCCAGGCATCGCGGAGATCCAGACCCGGGTAGCGCAGGGGCCCGATGCGCAGGGCCTCGTCCGCCCGTGGAAGCCACCAATAGAGCCGTAAGGCCAGGCCCGCGTGCCCCGAGGCGAAACGGAGCTGGGAGGCCATGTCGAGCACCAACCGACGCACGGGCCCCGGCCCATGCCGCTCGAGGAATTCGATGGGGAGCGTCGCCGTGAGCAGGCTCACGAAGGTCGTTTCGGGAGCGGGCCGCCACGGAATACGGGCCTTGTATTCGAACTCGTAGCCATTCCGGTTGCCAGAGCCCCCCGTGAAGAGAAGCCCCCGCTCGAAGCGTCGCTTCTCGATTTCCCTCTGCGCCCAGTCTTCATAATCATCCGGGAAGGACCAGCGCCTAGTGTTCTGGAGAAGAAGGCGCGCCCATCCCCATTGCTCCGCGGTCAAGGCGGAGCCCTCGTCATAGGACCGGCTCACGTAATTGATGGTCTTGGGCCCCTCCCCCACGGCTCGCATGTAACAATCGATGGCATGACTCACCCCATGCGCGATGTCAGGGTGATCGTGAGGCATGTAGAAAACAATACGAAACACATCACGCGCGAGCAGTCGCCGCTCGGGGCGCTGAATCCCTCCAGGGCACATCAACACCCGGACCTCGGGAATGCCTCGGAGGCGGAATCGGGGGTAATCGGTCGCCATCGGTTGAGAGTACCCACCGTTGAGTGACCCACTCCAGGACGACCAGGGTTGGATGCGAAAGGCCACCGCCTCCGTGCCGTCCGCTTCCACACCTTGGAACCACCCCGCGGGACAGGATGAGAGGAGCCCTTGTTTGACTTTCAGACCCGGACCTCGTCTCGAGGAGCCGTATTGGTTTCCAGGGCTTGTGACATAACGAAGACGTGCCAAATCATTGCCCACGCCCCCGGGAACGACCCAGCGATGGGGAACCACCTGAACGCACCTCGCCTCGAAAGCGTGGCGCCCGTTCCGGTCAGGGAAGCTCACGGGCGGTCGTGCAGTGACCACAGGGGGAACAGGCACATGTCTGGGATGGAGCGTCTGGGAGTCGCGTGGGTCGGTCTGGGTGGAGCCGTGGTGACGGCGGCCCTGGCGGGGATGGGCTAGGCCATGGAGAACCCCGCGCTGGAAATGGCCCCGGTTCCCCACCGCCTGGCCGGACTGCGCTCCCTCGTGAGCGAGCTGATGATCCTCAAACGCGTGCGCACGCCCGAGCAGCCCGATGGGCTGGCGGCCCACGGCTTCCGCCGGGCGTGGGCGGCACTCGTCTCGGGCGAGGATCCGGCCACCCTGGCGCTGCGCGAGACGGCCCTCGCCCTGAGCGCCGTGCAACTGGGGGGTATGGACTTCGACGTCCTGCGCCGCGTCGGCCTCTCCCCCGAGCAGATCCTGGGAGTGCTGCGCCGTGGCTTCGAGGCCGCGACGGCGTCCGTGGACGAGGGGCTGCGCGATCGACTGCGCACCGCGCTCGCCGAAGCCTCCACGTGGGTGGGCGCCGAGCCTCCCGCCTTCGTGGAGCATCTGGTCCGCCAGCCGCGGGCCGGTCCCCCCCACGCCAACACGCAGCGGGTGGCGCTCCTGCCCGCGGAGAGCCACGCCGACCACTGCTACGTGGTGGCCGTCGCCTCGGTGCTCGTCTCCCCCCTCTTCGGGGCGGATCCCACCGGGCCCTTCGTGGCCGCGCTGAGCCATCACCTCGCCAACGCCGTGTTGCCCGACACGGGCGGCCACGGGAACCAGCTGCTCGGGGAGCACCTGGCGCCCCTCATGGCGCGCATCACCGAGCAGGTGCTCGACACGCTCCCGTCCGAGCTCGCCCACCGCGTGCGCGAGGCGCGGCGGCTCCTCTCCCATATCGACACGCCCGAGGCCCGCGCCTTCCATGCCGCCAACACGCTGGATCGGGTGCTGGAGACGGACGCGCACGCCCGCGCCGCGGGCTTCACCCCGCGCCAGGCGCTGGAGGACCTGGAGTTCACCCACGACGAGCCCATACGGGCCTACGAGAACGCGGTGCTCGCCGCGGTGGGGCTCTCCCACTGAGCACGACCCTGGAGCCGTGCCGACCCGTGCCCATGCCCTGGCCCCGTTCGACCGGCTGCTGCCGGGCATGCCGCACACCCGGCCCCTTGCCCTGAAGGAGTTGTCATGAGCGCGAAGAAGAGTCAGCAGGAAGCGTGTGAAGCCTACCGCGCGGCCTTTCCGCCCGGCGAGCTGGAGATGTTCCGCGCGGATCCCATCGATCGCGTGGGCATCCCGGCGGTGGCCGCGAGCCTGCGGCTGAAGACCGGCACGCAGTTCGCCACCCATGGTCACGGCACCACCCCGGAGGAGGCCGAGGCCAGCGCGCTCGGGAAGCTGGCCGAGAGCGTCTTCACCGAGACCTCGCTCCGGGCACACGCGCGCGAGAGGGGCACCTACCGCGAGCTGGCGCGCACCCGCGGTCCCTCCGGCGTGGTGGATCCGCTGAAGCTGTGCCTCCCCGCGGGCAGCCCCTACCACGCGGACATGGAGCTGACGTGGGTGACGGTGACGCGGCTGACCACCGGGGAGAAGGTGCTCCTCCCCGAGGAATGGGTGGCCACCAGGAGCGGGCAGCTCCAGGGCCGCACGCCCCTCATCTCCCCCATCACCCACGGCCAGGGCGCGGGCCTCACCCACGAGCAGGCCCTGACCCACGGCCTCCTCGAGCTGTTCGAGCGCGACGGCAACGGCCTGCGCACCCGCGCGCTCGATCAAGGCGTGGTGATCGACCTGAAGGACGCGGCCCTCGGCCCCGAGCTCCAGTCCCTGCTCGCGCACTGCGAGCGCCTGGGCATCGAGATCATTCCGAAGCTGGCCTGCACGGACTTCGGGTTGGTGGGCCTGTACGTGGTGGGACGCGACCCGGCGCTGCGCGATCAGCCCATGGCCCTCACGGCGTGCGGCGAGGCGGCGGACCTGGATCGGGAGCGGGCGCTGCACAGGGCGCTGCTGGAGTACGCGGGGTCGCGCACGCGCAAGGCCTTCGCCAACGGCCCCCTGGAGCTGGCGGAGAAGATCGCCCCTCCGGGGTACATGGACCGCTTCCTGCCCTACCTCGAGCTGGAGGACGAGGAGCCCCGCGCCCTGCAGGCCATGGCCGACTGGGCCCAGCTCTCCGCGGCCCAGATGCGCTCGCTCATGGAGCAGCGGGTGCTCGCCGAGCGAGGCCGGATGCCCTTCGCCTCGCTGCCCACCACCCCGAACCCCGGTGACGCCCGGCAGCGCGCCGACGTGCTGGTGCGCAAGCTCACCCAGGCGGGCTTCGACATCCTCGTGGCGGACATGTCGCCCACGAACCACTCCGTCGTCTCGCTCAAGGTCATCGTCCCGGGGCTGGAAGCGGAGACGATGAGCGACCACCGCATCGGCGAGCGCGGCGTGGCGAAGCTGCTCGCGCGGCAGGATCCACTCGCGGGCCTGGGCAAGCCGCCCGAGGGCGCCCAGCGCGTGCGCCTCACGCCGGAGGCCGAGGAGCGGCTCGGAGGCCCCACCTGGTTCCACTCGCGCCTGGCGGAGGCGATCGTCGGCCGGCTCTACGCGCTCTACCGCGAGCCCGAGCGCCACACCGCCCAGCTCATGCCGCGCCAGCGCCGCTACGGAGGCGACCCTTCGTGAGCCCACGGTTGGACCTGCTCGGCCCGCCTTCCTCCTGACGTGTGGGAAGCACTTGGCCCACGAGCCCCGTGAATCCTCGCGGCGCCTGGGGTAGGACGCGCCCTCCCATGCAGGAGGAGGACACGGTGCTGCTCAAGGATGGCGACTGCGTCGCCGAGATCGTCCCGGAACGTGGAGCGCTCGTCAGCCGCTTCACCGTCGGCGGAGAAGAGCTGCTCTTCCTCGACGCGAGCACCCTGGCGGACCCCGGCAAGAACGTCCGGGGCGGCATCCCCGTGCTCTTCCCCTCTCCGGGAGTCCTTCCCGGAGGCACCTACCCCGCCGAGGGCCGCGACTACACGATGCGCCGCCACGGCTTCGCCCGGGATCTGGCCTGGGAGGTGCGCCACCGGGAGAACGCGCGCACGGAGCTCGTGCTCGGGCACTCGGACCAGACGCTGCGCGAGTTTCCCTGGCGCTTCGAGGCGCGCCTCACCGTGACGCTCTCGGGCGGCGCGCTGCGCCTGGGCTTCGCCGCCGAGAACCGCGACACCCGGCCCATGCCCCTGCACCTGGGCTACCACCCGTACTTCCACGTGCCCCAGGCGAACAAGGCCGTCACGCGGCTCGACACGGACGCCACGCGCGCCTGGGACAACCGCACCGGAGCGCCCGTCACCTTTTCCGGCCTGGACCTCACCAGCGCCGAGGTGGACATGCACCTGCTCGACCACTCCCGGCCGGGCACCACGCTCCATCGCGGTCCGGGGCTGCGGCCGGTGGTGTTGTCCTGGAGCGAGAGCTTCACCACGGTGGTGGTGTGGACGCTCACGGGCCGGGACTTCGTCTGCGTGGAGCCGTGGACGGCACCCGGCGGCGCGCTCCGCACCGGCGAGGGGCTGCTGAGCGTGGCTCCCGGGGCCACCTTCTCCTCGGAGTTCGAGATCCGCGCCGGAAGGGAATAAGACGCGGCCATGTCCTCCTTCCTCTCCCACCTCGAGTGCTCGCGCTGCCACCAGACCCATGACGCGGACCGGCTGCAGAACCTGTGCACGTGTGGCGGACCGCTGCTCGTGCGCTATGACCTGAAGGCCGCCGCCCGCGCGGTGCGCCCCACGAATCTCGCCGGCCGCGTGTCCTCCCTGTGGCGCTACCGCGAGTTGCTGCCCCTGCGCGATGACAAGCACCTCATCACGCTCGGCGAGGGCATGACGCCGCTGTTTCCCCTGCCCCGGCTGGGCGCCTCCGTGGGGCTGCCCGACCTGTGGTTGAAGGACGAGGGGCTCAACCCCACCGCCTCGTTCAAGGCGCGGGGTGCCGCCACCGGGGTGAGTCGGGCCAAGGAGCTGGGGGTCACCGCGCTCGCCATGCCCACCAACGGCAACGCGGGCGGCGCCTGGGCGAGCTATGGCGCGCGCGCGGGCATCTCCGTCACCCTGGTGATGCCCACGGACGCGCCCGCCATGAGCGTGCTGGAGGCCACGGCCGTGGGCGCCCAGGCCTATATGGTGCGCGGGCAGATCACCGACGCGGGCGCCATCGTGGGCCGCTCGGCCAGGGCGCACGGCTGGTTCGAGGCCGCCACGCTCAAGGAGCCCTACCGCATCGAGGGCAAGAAGACGATGGGCTACGAGATCGCCGAGCAGCTCGGCTGGAGCCTGCCCGACGTCATCCTCTACCCCACCGGGGGCGGCGTGGGCATCATCGGCATCTACAAGGCCCTCTTGGAGATGCGCGAGCTGGGCTGGTTGCCGGACAGCGTGCGCCTTCCCAAGCTCGTCGCCGTGCAGGCCGAGGGCTGCCAGCCCATCGTGAAGGCCTTCCGCGAGGGCAAGGACGTCTCGGAGAAGTGGGAGAACGCGTCCACGGTGGCGCAGGGCATCCGCGTGCCCAAGGCGCTCGGGGACTTCCTCGTGCTCCAGGCGGTGCGCGAGACGGGCGGCACCTGCGTGGCCGTGTCCGACGCGGACACGCTGTGGGGGCTCGAGCAGATCAGCCGCCAGGAGGGCGCGTTCATCTGCCCCGAGGGCGCCGCGCTCGTGGGCGCCGCGCGCCAGTTGCTGCGCGAGGGGTGGTTGGACGCGGGCCAGCGCGTGCTCCTGCTCAACACGGGCGCGGGCATCAAATACCCGGACGTGATGACGCCCAAGCTCCCCATCCTGGAGCTGAACGCGACCCTGTAATGGTCAGAAGGCCCGGTTCACCGCGTAGGCGGCGATGTTCCACCCATGGAAGGCACCGGTGGGCGCCTGCCAACCACAAAGTAGGACATTCCGTCAGGACAGCCGCTGACGCGAAGAGCGGCCCGTGCCACGGGAAAGTTCCCCGCGTGGGCATGTTTGTCTTCTCCCCAAGCCGGCTCGGGAATCAAGCAGCCGGGGATTCCCCGAAGACTTGAGCGGCGAGGTATGCGAGAACGGCGGGCTACCGCGAACGGGACCGGGAAGCAGAAGACCCGGTCGGTGCGCGGGGCGGCGGAGGTGTTCGCCCCGCGGACAGCGGTCCCTCGGGAGGAAGTCGAGCATGCAGCTTCGGACGATGGTGTGGATGCGAGTCGCCCTGAGCGCGCTGGCCCTGGGGGGAACGGCCTGCGGGTCGTTGGACCTGTCGTGCCAGAGAGACCAGGACTGTCTCGACTCCGAACTCTGCCACCCGGACGAGCAGGAGTGCGTGCGTCGCTGCTCCACGAACCTGGACTGCTACGAGGCGCGGCCGAAGTGCCAGGAGATGGGCTCCTCGAACTCCACGAGGATCTGCAAGGCATGAGCAAGGACCTGGACGTCCACCACCCGGACACCGGAAGCGCCCTCCGGCCCCTTGGAAGGAGAAGGAGCATGAAAGCGGTGTCTTCCACCTTTTCTGGACCCACGTAGAATGGCTGGGAGGACAACCCAATGCCGATGAGCAGCACCCCGACGGCTCCGCTCCCCTGGCGCCCCGATCCATTATCCTGGATGGCCGCTTCCCCTCCCGGGTTCCCGGGCGCGGGGGTGCGTCCACCGATCGCGTCGAGCGGGCCCAGGGCGGAGGGGCAGGGCCAGCGGCGCATCCTGGTGGTCGACGATGACCCGGCCATCCTCAAGGTCTGGCGCCGGGTGCTGGGGACCCGCACCGCTCCCTCGTCGTTGGATCACCTGGAGAAGAAGCTCTTCGGGGCCACTCCGCCCGCCGCGCCCACGGACGCGGGGTTCGCCATCGACACCGCCTCGCAGGGCATGGAGGGCTACCAGAAGGTCGTCAGTGCCCTGGAGGAGGACCGGCCCTACACGTTCGCCCTCGTCGACATGCGGATGCCGCCCGGCTGGGACGGGCTGGAGACCATCCTGCACATGCTGGAGAAGGACCCCCGGCTGGAGGTGGCCATCTGCAGTGCCTTCTCCGACATCTCCCGGGATGAAGTCGCCCAGCGCGTGGGCCGCTCGGATCTGCTGTGGATCCGCAAGCCGTTCGAGCTCGAGGCCGCGCGCGACCTCGCCCGGAAGTTGAGCGAGCAGGGCGTGCACCGGCGCCAGACGCGCTGAGCAGGAACTCAGCGCTTGGACGGAGCGGGCGGTGGGGACGGCTTGCGCCCGGGGGCGGCGGCGGGCTTGGAGGAAGCCGCGGTGACGTTCGTGCGCGCCGGCGTCTTGGTCTCGGGCTTCGGGGCCGGGGGAAGTACCGCGGGGCTCGCCGCCAGCACCGCCTTCACCGACTCGCGCAGCTCGCCTCGCACCACCTCGCGCAGGTCCTCTCGCAACGCCGCCCGCACCTCGCGCCGGATGAGCTCCTGGAGCTGCTCGCCCTGGAGCGACGTCTTCAACTCGGCCCGCACCAGGGACGTCATGTCCTCCTGCAGCTCGCCGCGCAGGCCCTTCTTGAAGTCCGTCTTGAGCGACGTGTCCAGCCCCTTCACGTCCGCGTGGATGGGGTCCAACGCCTTGTTGATGCCCTCGAGCGTGGCGCCCGTGACGGCGCGGATGAGCTGCTGGGTGCTCTCGCTCTGGCTCTGCAGCTCCGTCTTGAACGAGCCCAGCGCGTCACGCATCACCCCGAGCGAGGCGATCTCCCGCTTGAGCTCCTCCAGCTCCTGGGCACGCGCGTCCAGCTCGCCCTTCTTCTGCTCGAGCTTCTCCTGGGTCTCGCGCAACAGCATCGTCTGCTGCGAGCAGCGCGTGTCCACGGACAGCAGGTTGGCGTAGGTGCCGCTCGTCACCTGGCACATCGACAGCGTCTCCTGCTCGTCGAGCAGCACGAGCGAGACGCTCAGCGCCACCAGGACGACGGTGAGCATGGACACGGCGGCCCCCCGCGTGATGCTCAGGCTCAGGCCCTGACGCTCGAGCCAGCCCTTGCGCTGCACGCCCAGGGTGCCCGCCAGGGAGATGACCACCAGCGACAGCAACGACAGCATCTTGCCCGGGGAGATCTCCAACACCAGCCGGGAGAGCAGTTGGAGGGACTGCCACGTCGAGCCCTTCTCGATGTCGAGCTCGGGGCGGGCGCCACCCTGCTGCGCGGTGCCCCAGGTGGGCTGATGAACCACGCAGCGGCCGCGCATGTCGCTCGCCCACCGGGGCTCGCTCTGCGCGAGCGGGGTGCTCGGACACAGGCTGAAGATGTAGTCCGTGGTGCCGGTGCTGAACGCGTGGTGCATCCGCTGGCGATCAGAGGACTTCGAGAGGGCCCACCTCCACGTGTAGCCGAGGGCGGCGATCGCCAGGACGAGCGCGACCCAGGGCAGGGCCTGCTTCACGAAGTTTCGCGGGGACATCGGGTGGACTCCTGAGGGTGGCACGAGAGGATCGTCCAAGCGCCGCCAGGAAACAACGCACTGCCCCGGGCGATTGTCCGTCGCACAGCGGCCCGGAGAGCACCCCCACCGGTCACGCGGAGGCCACCGCACCCAGGCGAGGCGAGGGAGCGAGCACCCGGGCGAGGTAGTCCTCCACGCGCTCCGTGCCGAGGCCCGGCGTGACGAGCCCGAGGTAGCCATCCGGGCGGACCAGCACGAGCGCGGGGCCCTCGAGGTCATACCCCCGGCGCGCATGGCCGTGGGTGTCGACGAGGACGTGCCGCCCCGAGCCCCCTCCCGGTGGCACCACGGCGCGCACACGTACCCTGGCGCCATACCGCGCCTCGAGTCCGGCGACGGTGTCACCGGGCAGGGAGCCAAAGGCCAGCAGCGTGAAATGCGGTCCACGGAACACGTCGAACAGGCGCAGGGCGTTGCCGGCGGCATCGTGACAGGGCGCATCCGGGGCGCGGTCTCCCGCCTCGACGCGCCCCCTCACGGAGCGCTCGTCCCGGGAGAGGGGGCCTTCCCGGTAGTGCAGCCCGAGCTGCTCCGTCTCGGCACCGCGCTGGGGGGCGTTCGCATCGCTCCGGACCCCGCGCTGATGCAACCGCGTGCTGAGGCCGAGCACCCCCGCGGCGATGGGCAGCCGCTCTTCCTCGTAGGTGTCCAGCAGGGCCTCCGGGGCGCCCGCGAGCACCTCGCCCAGCTTCCAGCCCAGGTTGTAGGCGTCCTGGATGCCGGTATTCAGGCCCTGCCCACCGTCGGGCGGGTGCACGTGCGCGGCGTCACCGGCCAGCAGCACCCGGCCCACCCGGTAGCGCTCCGCCAGCCGGATGTTGGTCCGGAACACCGACAGCCAGCGCACTCCGTACAGCCGGAGGTCGGAGCGGCCGGACCTCGCGTTGAACAGCCGTTGGATTCCCTCCTCCGACTGCTCCGGCACCTCGCCCGGAGCCAGGGGGGCCATGAGCTGGAAGACGTCCGTGCCGGCCAGCGGGCACAGGCCCACCTCGAGCTTGCGCGTCTCCAGGTCCGACCACACGTGCCAGGCCTGGCGATCCAGCCCGTCGACGTGGAGGTCGGCGATCAGCATCCGATCGTCCTCGCGCGTCTCTCCCTCGAAAGGCACCCCCAGCCGCTTGCGCACGAGGCTGTGCCCACCATCGGCGCCCACCAGGTAGAGCACCCGGACCCGCTCGGGCTCGCTCCCCGGGGAGACGAGCGTGGCCGTCACCCCTTCGCCGTCCTGCTCGAACGCACTCAGCTCGGTGGCGAACTCCACCCGTCCCCCCAACGCGGCGAGCCGGGCCCGCAGCGCCTGCTCCATCAGGTACTGCGGGAGCATCAACGGGAGGGGATGGGGCACGTCGGGCGAGGGCTCCCGGTGCTCGTGCATGAGGCCCGTCCACACGACCTGGCTCCCCTTGTAGGCGTGCAGCGGCGGATAGGGCGCGGCGCCCAGGGCCTTCATCCCGTCGAGCACGCCCAGGTCCTCGAGCACCTCCAGGCCGCGCGGCTGCACCCCCTTGCCCCGCGAGCCCGCGAAGGGGGTGGCCACCTTGTCGATGACCCGGCAGGCCACGCCCCGCCGCAACAAGTCACACGCCAGCGTGAGCCCGGTGGGCCCCGCCCCCACGACGAGAACCGGAATCGTTCCTCGAGTCTCCATGCGCCTCTCCTCGGCAATTTAACGACGTTAAGTGGTAATTTAACATCGTTAAGCTGTCAAGCTCGCGAGCGGGAGGAGGAGCCAGGTGGCGACGCGACTGGACCGTGGACGGGTGGTGGAGACGGCGCTGCGGGTGCTCAACGAGGTGGGGCTCGAGGGGCTGACGCTGCGGAAGATCGCGAGCGAGCTGAACGTGCAGGCCCCGGCGCTCTACTGGCACTTCAAGAACAAGCAGGAGCTGCTCGACGAGATGGCCACCACGATGCTGCGCGAGCAGCTCGGGAAGACGAAGCCCGTGCAGCCCCAGCGCGGCTGGGAGGAGAACCTGGCGGAGATGGCCCGGGGCATGCGGCGGATGATGCTGGGCTACCGGGACGGGGCGAAGGTGTTCAGCGGCACTCGGCTCACCGACGGCACCATCTACGAGTCCATGGACGCCTTGCTGCGCGGGCTGGTGGATGCCGG
Above is a window of Cystobacter fuscus DNA encoding:
- a CDS encoding type VI immunity family protein; the encoded protein is MATDYPRFRLRGIPEVRVLMCPGGIQRPERRLLARDVFRIVFYMPHDHPDIAHGVSHAIDCYMRAVGEGPKTINYVSRSYDEGSALTAEQWGWARLLLQNTRRWSFPDDYEDWAQREIEKRRFERGLLFTGGSGNRNGYEFEYKARIPWRPAPETTFVSLLTATLPIEFLERHGPGPVRRLVLDMASQLRFASGHAGLALRLYWWLPRADEALRIGPLRYPGLDLRDAWRHENQMGFQVDGVHWLNFLGSPVLTQLGGAEALRSRLRSAGTTVVPLDDERAVVSLGERPEVGDLSAGKTLPAYRELAQVLEPWLEPLFLGPSGDIAGETRYTSLLLTEGEARRWWRRFLD
- a CDS encoding HD domain-containing protein; the encoded protein is MENPALEMAPVPHRLAGLRSLVSELMILKRVRTPEQPDGLAAHGFRRAWAALVSGEDPATLALRETALALSAVQLGGMDFDVLRRVGLSPEQILGVLRRGFEAATASVDEGLRDRLRTALAEASTWVGAEPPAFVEHLVRQPRAGPPHANTQRVALLPAESHADHCYVVAVASVLVSPLFGADPTGPFVAALSHHLANAVLPDTGGHGNQLLGEHLAPLMARITEQVLDTLPSELAHRVREARRLLSHIDTPEARAFHAANTLDRVLETDAHARAAGFTPRQALEDLEFTHDEPIRAYENAVLAAVGLSH
- a CDS encoding YcaO-like family protein, which translates into the protein MSAKKSQQEACEAYRAAFPPGELEMFRADPIDRVGIPAVAASLRLKTGTQFATHGHGTTPEEAEASALGKLAESVFTETSLRAHARERGTYRELARTRGPSGVVDPLKLCLPAGSPYHADMELTWVTVTRLTTGEKVLLPEEWVATRSGQLQGRTPLISPITHGQGAGLTHEQALTHGLLELFERDGNGLRTRALDQGVVIDLKDAALGPELQSLLAHCERLGIEIIPKLACTDFGLVGLYVVGRDPALRDQPMALTACGEAADLDRERALHRALLEYAGSRTRKAFANGPLELAEKIAPPGYMDRFLPYLELEDEEPRALQAMADWAQLSAAQMRSLMEQRVLAERGRMPFASLPTTPNPGDARQRADVLVRKLTQAGFDILVADMSPTNHSVVSLKVIVPGLEAETMSDHRIGERGVAKLLARQDPLAGLGKPPEGAQRVRLTPEAEERLGGPTWFHSRLAEAIVGRLYALYREPERHTAQLMPRQRRYGGDPS
- a CDS encoding aldose epimerase, encoding MQEEDTVLLKDGDCVAEIVPERGALVSRFTVGGEELLFLDASTLADPGKNVRGGIPVLFPSPGVLPGGTYPAEGRDYTMRRHGFARDLAWEVRHRENARTELVLGHSDQTLREFPWRFEARLTVTLSGGALRLGFAAENRDTRPMPLHLGYHPYFHVPQANKAVTRLDTDATRAWDNRTGAPVTFSGLDLTSAEVDMHLLDHSRPGTTLHRGPGLRPVVLSWSESFTTVVVWTLTGRDFVCVEPWTAPGGALRTGEGLLSVAPGATFSSEFEIRAGRE
- a CDS encoding threonine synthase — protein: MSSFLSHLECSRCHQTHDADRLQNLCTCGGPLLVRYDLKAAARAVRPTNLAGRVSSLWRYRELLPLRDDKHLITLGEGMTPLFPLPRLGASVGLPDLWLKDEGLNPTASFKARGAATGVSRAKELGVTALAMPTNGNAGGAWASYGARAGISVTLVMPTDAPAMSVLEATAVGAQAYMVRGQITDAGAIVGRSARAHGWFEAATLKEPYRIEGKKTMGYEIAEQLGWSLPDVILYPTGGGVGIIGIYKALLEMRELGWLPDSVRLPKLVAVQAEGCQPIVKAFREGKDVSEKWENASTVAQGIRVPKALGDFLVLQAVRETGGTCVAVSDADTLWGLEQISRQEGAFICPEGAALVGAARQLLREGWLDAGQRVLLLNTGAGIKYPDVMTPKLPILELNATL
- a CDS encoding response regulator, with translation MRPPIASSGPRAEGQGQRRILVVDDDPAILKVWRRVLGTRTAPSSLDHLEKKLFGATPPAAPTDAGFAIDTASQGMEGYQKVVSALEEDRPYTFALVDMRMPPGWDGLETILHMLEKDPRLEVAICSAFSDISRDEVAQRVGRSDLLWIRKPFELEAARDLARKLSEQGVHRRQTR
- a CDS encoding FAD-dependent oxidoreductase encodes the protein METRGTIPVLVVGAGPTGLTLACDLLRRGVACRVIDKVATPFAGSRGKGVQPRGLEVLEDLGVLDGMKALGAAPYPPLHAYKGSQVVWTGLMHEHREPSPDVPHPLPLMLPQYLMEQALRARLAALGGRVEFATELSAFEQDGEGVTATLVSPGSEPERVRVLYLVGADGGHSLVRKRLGVPFEGETREDDRMLIADLHVDGLDRQAWHVWSDLETRKLEVGLCPLAGTDVFQLMAPLAPGEVPEQSEEGIQRLFNARSGRSDLRLYGVRWLSVFRTNIRLAERYRVGRVLLAGDAAHVHPPDGGQGLNTGIQDAYNLGWKLGEVLAGAPEALLDTYEEERLPIAAGVLGLSTRLHQRGVRSDANAPQRGAETEQLGLHYREGPLSRDERSVRGRVEAGDRAPDAPCHDAAGNALRLFDVFRGPHFTLLAFGSLPGDTVAGLEARYGARVRVRAVVPPGGGSGRHVLVDTHGHARRGYDLEGPALVLVRPDGYLGLVTPGLGTERVEDYLARVLAPSPRLGAVASA
- a CDS encoding TetR/AcrR family transcriptional regulator C-terminal domain-containing protein, with the translated sequence MATRLDRGRVVETALRVLNEVGLEGLTLRKIASELNVQAPALYWHFKNKQELLDEMATTMLREQLGKTKPVQPQRGWEENLAEMARGMRRMMLGYRDGAKVFSGTRLTDGTIYESMDALLRGLVDAGCSLRDAVSGFSTVYNYTLGFTLEEQAVHPMPGERDPAYDLEQRAQRIDGERLPLARAAGAELFTRFDDRFERGLKLILRGIGVGLSASS